The Rhodothermales bacterium DNA segment GCAGATCGCCGATCAGATCATCAAGGGGAAGCTGCCCCAGGTGGTCGATGTGCGGGACGAGTCCACCGACGATGTTCGCATCGTGCTGGAGCTGAAGCGAGGGGCCGCCGCGGAAGTGGCGATGGCGTATCTGCTCAAACACACGTCGCTGCAGACGCGCTTCCATGTCAACATGACGTGCCTGCTACCGACAGACAACCCGGAAGTCTGCCGGCCGGAAAAGGTTGACCTCAAGACGGTGCTCAGGCACTTCCTGGACTTCCGCATGGAAGTCGTGGTGCGACGTCTGCGCTATGACCTGCATGAGCTGGAGAAGCGCATCCACATTCTTCGTGGCTTCGAGATCATCTTCAATGACCTGGACGAAGCCATCCGGCTGATCCGGGCCTCGGACGGCAAGCGTGACGCAGCCGAGAAGCTCATGGCGCGGTTTGAGCTGGATGAGGTTCAAACCGAAGCGATTCTTGAAACCAAGCTCTACAAGCTCGCCCGCCTGGAAATCGAGGCCATCCGCGCAGAGCTGGCCGAAAAGGAAGCTGCGGCGGCGGCCTTGCGGGAACTGCTCGGAGACGAGGTCGCGCGCTGGAAACTCATCAAGGATGAGCTTCGCGAGGTGCGCAAGCAGTTCGGCGACGACCGTCGCACGCTGGTTGCAGGCCCGGATGAGGCGCTGGAGTACTCGGTAGAAGACTACATCGTGGACGAGGAAGTCTACGTCATCGTCACCGGGGATGGCTGGGTAAAGCGCCAGGGATCGTACAAGGACGTCGAGTCGATTCGGGTCCGGGACGGCGATTCCGTCAGTTGGGTGCTTCCGGGTTCCACCCGCAAGGCCGCCGTCTTCTTCACGAACGTGGGTACCGCCTACACCACGAGGATCGAGGCCCTGCCAAGCACTACCGGTCATGGGCTGCCCATCCAGAAACTGTTCGATTTTTCGGACGGAGAGCGCATCGTAGGTGTAGTGTCGATGGACGAGGCGGCGCTTCCCAAACCGGTGGTTGAACCCGACAGCGAACCCGAGCTCTTTGGAGACCGGGAGCCCGCGAATGAAGGGCCGTATTTTGTGGCCATGTCCCGCAATGGACAGTGTCTGCGGTTGCCGCTGTCCACGTTCTCGGAGCCTTCCACCCGCGTGGGGCGACGGTTCATGCGTCTCCTGGGCAACGATGAGGTGTTGGGTGTTGAGCCGGCCTCCGGAAGCGAAAACGTCTGTCTTGCTACGAAAGAGGGCTTTGCACTCATCTATCCGGTGCAGCAGGTCCCGGTGATGAAGGGGGCAGCCAAGGGCGTGATTGCTGTGCGGTTGGGTGCTCGCGACTCGGTGCTCGGATTCACGCTGTCTCAGGCGGCGCGTCAGGGACTTGAAGTGGAGACGACCCGTGGCCGCCGGGAGGTCGTGCGGACTACTAAGTTTGAAGTCTCCAACCGTGGCAACAAGGGCCGCCTGGTGATCCAGCGCGGATCCCTGGTCAAGGTGGTTCGAACGCCGGTTGAGATCCGGCGCAACGGAACGGCATAAGATGGCGACAGCTGCAAAGAGCTACACAGGAGCTGATATCCAGGTCCTTGAAGGCCTGGAACCCGTTCGGAAGCGTCCGGGCATGTACATTGGCGGCACCGGCAAACCCGGGCTGCACCACCTGTTGTGGGAAGTCGTGGACAACGCCGTCGACGAAGCCACCAACGGGTACGCGTCGCACATCGAGGTGGTGCTGCATGCGGACGGTCGTAGCGTCACCGTGGTCGACAACGGTCGTGGCATCCCCGTGGACAGGCATCCCACCAAGAAAAAGCCTGCGCTTGAGGTCATTCTGACCACTCTGCATGCCGGAGGCAAGTTCGATTCCTCGAACTACATCACTTCCGGCGGTCTGCACGGTGTGGGTGCATCCGTGGTGAACGCGCTTTCGGAGGAACTGGTAGCGCAGGTGAAACGGGGCGGCAAGACATACGAGCAGCGCTATGCTCGCGGCGTTCCGATCACCAAATTGAAGGTGGTCGGCACCGGAATCCGTGGCACCGGCACGTCGATGTTCTTCCGACCCGACCCGGAAATCTTCGAGTCGGTGGACTTCGATCCGGCGTGGATTGCGGAGCAGCTGGAGATAAAGACCTACCTGAATGGCGAGCTGCGCATTGTTTTTCGCGACGAGACCTCCGGCGAGCGCCACGAATTCCACCATGAGGGAGGTATCGCCGAGTATGAGCAGCACCTGCTCAAGTCGCTTGGCGCTCGCCCGGTTCAGGATGAAGCGTTCGTGGTCCGTCAGGACATGGGAGACGGCAGCCGCGTCGAAATCGTGGTCCGCTGGACCGAACTGCCGCGGGAGCAGATCAAGAGCTTTGTCAATGGCATTCCAACGCCGGACGGGGGCACGCACGAGGCCGGCCTGAAGGACGCGGTTCGAAGCGCGATCCGCGCGTACATGGATACGCACGACCTGCTGCCGAAGAAGCTCGAAATCTCGGCAGACGATATCCGGGAGGGCATAGTGGCCGTGATCAGCCTCTTCATGGTCGACCCCCAGTTCCAGGGGCAGACCAAGGAGAAGCTAAACAACCCGGAGGCGAAAGGGCTGGTCTCCGGCGCGCTACGGCTGGAGCTGGAGCAGTATCTGAACAGGAACCCCACGACGGGGGAGGCCATCGCCGCCCGCGTGATTCAGGCCGCCCGCGCACGCCACGCGTCTCGGGCTGCGGCGCGTACCGTGCGTCGGGCGACCAGCGTTTCGCATCGGCTGAATCTTCCGGGAAAGCTGGCCGACTGCTCCAGCACAGACCCGGCCGAGAGCGAGATCTTCATTGTCGAGGGGGACTCCGCCGGAGGCTCTGCCAAGCAAGGCCGGGACCGGAAATACCAGGCCATTCTCCCGTTGCGCGGCAAGGTGCTGAATGCGGAGCAGGCGGCGCTAAATAAGGTGTTGGACAACAAGGAGTTATCCAATGTGGTTCAGGCTTTGGGTTGTGGGGTGGGAGACCATCTGGACCTGGAAAAGCTGCGCTACCACAAGGTGATTCTCCTGATGGATGCCGACTCGGACGGGCACCACATCTCAACCCTGCTTCTGACCTTCTTCTATCGGTACATGAAGCCCCTGATCGACGAGGGCTTTGTATACATCGCCCAGCCCCCGCTCTTCCGCATCGACGCGGCGAAGGATACCTACTGGGCGTTGGACGAGGCGGATCGAGACCGGATCGTGGCCTCTATCAAGAAGAAGAACCGCAACACGCGGGTCGAACTTCAGCGCTTCAAGGGCCTGGGAGAGATGATGCCGGCCACGTTGAAGGAAACCACGCTGGATCCCGAACGGCGGCGCCTACTGCGTGTGGCCATTCCGGAGGGGCAGCGGGTACAGACCGAACGCACCATATCCGACCTGATGGGAAAGGACGCCTCTGCGCGCTACAGCTTCATCATGGACCACGCAGGGGAGGTGGAGGAGCTGGACGTCTAGTCCCTTCTCCAGAGGTCCTCGCTGAAGGAGCCTATTCGTCCAAATTCGTAGTGCTGGAGACGGACCAGACCCCGACCGGGCTCGAATCTGGCTCTCAGTGACGTTGATCCACCGAAACCGGCCCGGAGCAGTACATCGATTGAATCTGGCGTGTTCGGCTGCAGCGTGCCGTATGGCAGCGGATCAATCAGCCCGAAGTACCCTGTTCCGGATAGGGAATCCCTGGACAGACTCAACAGCATGGACCGGGTGAACGTTGTGTCGAAGGGCTGCGGGGGAAATAGGCCCCAATCGGCTGCGTAGTCCGGGTAAGGCTCCCACTCCTGTCGGGCCTGGATGTGCTCCTGCACCGTCGCCGAGTACACCCCGTCGTCGCACCGCTGGTTCGCAAATGTCCACGTGGCCGTGCCCCCGCGCACCCAGGTGATGGGAAACGGCGCGTTGAAATTTGTGAATGTGTGTCGGTAATCGAATGCCCACTCCGAGGCCGCTGAGACGGGCATGAGCATCGCGCTCCAATCAACCGGTCGGTCGCACGCGTCGGCGATCTGCGTGGTGAACTCCCAATTCCAGGATCGACCGTCGGTGCCAGTCAGGCGAACGACCACCACGCCAGAACCTTCGCCTGTTGGTGTAACGGACAGGATCCTGGTGTCCGAGCCGATCAGGTAGGCCCTTACCGAATGATGGGAGGCAACCACCTGGTAGGTGGCCACATCGACAAAGAAATCGTCCAGATCCCACTGCGACGCAGGGTCGTCGCTGTCGCGGCCAAACGCGGTAAAGGGAGGAGTGCCGAACGGCACGTTGTCGGATGGAGGCGGCTTCTCCGAGTCGTCCCGGGACGGCGCTGCCGGCCCTACTACGGAGTCACACCCCACCACCAGAAGCAACAAAACGGAGAGGCTACTTGCTCGCATGTCTTTGATACCTGCCGCGGCGCCTCAACACCCAAGGGCAAGGATGGCGCCGGCCCGAATTGCCGCCTCGTCGTCCAGAAATTCCGGGATTTGTTCACGTAAACGCTTTCGAATTCTCGAGATCGGCCGAAATCGTAAGTGGCAGGCTTCTTGAAGCCTCCATGAATGCGCGTCGGTCGTGCAGCGGTTGTGCGACTCGGCGCAGAAGAACGAGGCCGACATATGAACCACTCCCGCTACATGAGCGCCATCGCGACCCTTCTGGTTGCCGGCGTCGCGGGGTGCGCAGGATTCGAGCGGCCTGAGCCACGGTTCGAACTGGCCGGGTTTACCACACACAGCGATGCCGACTTGTGGAATGTCGTGCGCTCTGGTGGGGCAGCCCCGGTTAATGGGCGAGTTTGCATCCTGGATTCCGGCGTCGATCTCAACCACCCCGACCTGAACGTTTCCAAAGAACTAAGTCGCAGCTTTGTGTCCAGAGGACCGGAGCAGGGCGATCCACATGACTACAACGGGCACGGCACGCATGTGGCCGGCATCGTCGCCGCCATCGACAATGGAATCGGCGTCACGGGGATCGCAAGCGGCGCCACCGTCGTGGCCATCAAGGTGGTCAACAAGGACGGCCAGGGCTATACGGGCGATGTGCTCGCAGGCATTCGATACGCCGCATCGCGCCTGAAGGACGGCCAGCAGCTGTGCGACGTGGTGAACTTCAGCATAGGAGCTGCAGCCGACAAACGGGTTGACAAGGCCGTTCGGCGGGCCGCCAAACGGGTGCCCTTCGTGGCTTCCGCAGGCAACAAGGGCCGCCACGTGCGCGATTTCTCTCCAGCCCGCCTCAACGCCAAGAACGTGTACACCGTCACGGCGATTGCGAGGGGGGACCGCTGGCCGATGTTCTCCAATTTCGGATCTACGGCCGTCGACTTCGCGGCTCCGGGCGTGCGGGTACGCTCGACGTGGAAGGACGGGGGCTACAAGACCATCAGCGGCACGTCAGCGGCGGCAGCTCACGTGACCGGCATGCTGCTGCGAGGCGGCATGCTTGCGGATGGCATCGTCATGGATCCGCGCGGAGACGCATACATGATTCCGGTTGCGCCTCCGGTTGAGCTGGAGCCGGCGCTGGCGAGTGCGGAGCCGACGTCGGGTCGGTAGGGCAACGAGCCCCAACCATCTGTTTTTGTTGAAGCAGGGAGCGTGTTTGCGGGTACGAGGTTGTAGCGCGCCTTCAGGCCCGTAGCTCAATTGGCAGAGCAGCTGACTCTTAATCAGCGGGTTCGGGGTTCGAGTCCCCGCGGGCCTACGACGTTCGGTTACTGATTTGTTGACTCGCCGATTTCTGGTTGCTCTCGCTCTGGCGCTTGTTTCCCTCTGCGCGTGCGAATGGCCCATCGGGGATGAGGACGAATTCAGCGTCGGTGCCGGCAACGGTGTGCTCGTCCTTCGTAACGGCCTGGATGAACGCGTCCACTACATGGTGATCGGCGAACTCATGGCAGGCCTGTCAGACCTTGCACCGGATCTGAATGGGACCTTCCTGGAGCCAGGAGAGAGCACCGTCGTGCCCGAAGAAGAGTTTTCGCTCTACTGGGAGGGAGAGACCTAGGTACTCGTCCTGTGGTGGACCGAGGTCGGTCTTGAGACGAAGGGCGCTGGCCGCCTCACAGAAGTCAGAGTGCCGCTGGCCGAGGCGCTGAACGAGCGATAGCAAGGAATGACCGACCTTCGCCCCGACGAATCGGAAGTAATCGTAACCGCAATTGGCCCGGACCACCGGGGCCTGGCGGATCCGATCATCCACTGCCTGACGCAGGCCGGCGCCAATATCGCCGAGATCCAGATGTACGACCGCGACGAGGCGAGCCAGTTCGCCATGCTCGTGCGTGTCCACCTGGCGGATGACCGCGTTGAGCGCCTCCGAGCGGAGATGAAGGAGATTGGCCGTCAGACCCACCTCATGATCCGGACCTGGGTCCCGCGCTGGGGGCGTCGGGCGCGCATCGCCATTTGCTGCACCATCAGGCAGGAGCCGGTGCAGGCGATTCTGGATGCAGCTGCGAACGGCGTTTTGCCCGCGGATCCGGTGGTGGTGATCGGCAATCGCGACCGCTGCCGGCCGCTGGCAGACAACGCGGGCGTACCGTTTGAAATGATCGGCGACGAGAAGGGCGAACCGGACAACGAGCGGTTCATGAGCCTGATCGACGACTACCAGGTGGACTACGTGGTCTTGGCGCGCTACATGCGTCTGGTCCCGCCAGACATGTGCTGGAGCTTTGCTGGCGGGCGAATCATCAATCTGCACCACGGCTTGCTTCCAGGTTTTCCGGGCATTCGGCCGTATCACGCGGCTTTCGCCAGCAACATGCTGACGTTTGGCGCCACCTGCCACTTCATCGTTCCGGAGCTCGATGCGGGCAATCAGATTGTATACCAAAGCACCTTTGCGGTACCGCCGGGCACTCCGCTGAAGCAGGTGATCCGGCAGGGCCAGTCCGAGAACGAGCCGCATTGCATTGTAGAGGGGCTCAGGCGCGTAGTGATGGGGGAGGTGCGGCTGCACTTTCACCGGGTGATCGCCGCGGGGTAAACCGACGCTGGCGCGCCCCAACCGAGCTCCGCTCAGGCCCGGCGCGGACCCCATCGCACGAACCCTGCGTTTCGTGTAAACCGCGCCACGCCGCATGCTGTCTATGGAGACGATCGCTCTCGCCACAGCATGTACGCCGTCACCCAAACACTCCCCATGGAGACCCCGCTCCACCGCCAGCTGGACTTTCCGCAGATCGTCCGGCAATACAAACGGGGCGTTCTGGCGCTGGCCTACGACCTGACGGGCAACGCGCATGACGCCGAGGACCTAGCGCAGGAGGTGTTTATCAAGGCCCATCGTGGGCTCTCGACCTTTCGCGGAGACTCCGGCATCTATGCCTGGCTGCGGCGCATTGCGGTCAACACACACCTGAATCGCAAGCGGAAAAAAGCCGTCAGCCACATGAGGCTGTTCGGCGACGTCTCGGAAACCGACACCTGGGAAGGCGCCGAAAGGCCACCGGATTCCGGTGCCGAGGCCACAGACACCCGCTCGCACATAGATCGTGCGCTCGAGCAGCTCTCTCCCCGAGAACGCAGTGCGTTCGTCATGCGACACTACCAGGAGCTCTCCACCCGCGAGGTGGCCGAGGCGATGGGCGTGGCGGACGGCACCGTGAAGAGTCTGCTTTTCCGCGCCACCACAAAACTTCGTTCCTCCCTGCATTACCTGAGGCAGGAATCATGAAAGAGAATCATTTCACCGCGTGTGAATCCTGGCAGCCTGTCATGGTCGATGTCCTCTTCGGCGATGCCGACGAGGCTGTGATTGCGAACCATCTACGGGAATGCCCGACCTGCGCCGCTGAGTTTCGCTCGCTGCAGGAGACGCTCGAGTTGACCGCGGATCGGCCGGCCTTCGCGCCTGAAGAAGCCGTTCTTGCGCGCCTGGAAGAGCGCGTCCTGACCGAAACGGCTCGTCACACGCTGCGCCCGTTGCCGATGCCCCGGATGCGTCGTTTGCCCGCGTGGACGTATCGCATGGTTGCCGTGGCCGCTGTTCTGGTGATCGGGATTGCCATCGGACGCCTCATTCCGCAGGAGGAGACCAGCGCTCCGAA contains these protein-coding regions:
- a CDS encoding DNA topoisomerase IV subunit A, with translation MPIVDVVPLHETTSQRYLNYALSVITSRALPDIRDGLKPVHRRILYAMYNNLRLYPDGRFRKSATVVGEVMGKYHPHGDSAIYEAMVRMAQDFSLRVPLVHGHGNFGSLDGDSPAAMRYTEAKLQAVAMELLQEIRKNTVAFRPTFDGTLNEPVVLPARWPNLLVNGSSGIAVGMATNIPPHNLGEVVDALIYMVGNPNPRVSTLVEKFVRAPDFPTGGRILNTPDELLAIYENGEGPVEVRGEYESEGKSRVIVTSIPYGISKSSLIEQIADQIIKGKLPQVVDVRDESTDDVRIVLELKRGAAAEVAMAYLLKHTSLQTRFHVNMTCLLPTDNPEVCRPEKVDLKTVLRHFLDFRMEVVVRRLRYDLHELEKRIHILRGFEIIFNDLDEAIRLIRASDGKRDAAEKLMARFELDEVQTEAILETKLYKLARLEIEAIRAELAEKEAAAAALRELLGDEVARWKLIKDELREVRKQFGDDRRTLVAGPDEALEYSVEDYIVDEEVYVIVTGDGWVKRQGSYKDVESIRVRDGDSVSWVLPGSTRKAAVFFTNVGTAYTTRIEALPSTTGHGLPIQKLFDFSDGERIVGVVSMDEAALPKPVVEPDSEPELFGDREPANEGPYFVAMSRNGQCLRLPLSTFSEPSTRVGRRFMRLLGNDEVLGVEPASGSENVCLATKEGFALIYPVQQVPVMKGAAKGVIAVRLGARDSVLGFTLSQAARQGLEVETTRGRREVVRTTKFEVSNRGNKGRLVIQRGSLVKVVRTPVEIRRNGTA
- a CDS encoding type IIA DNA topoisomerase subunit B, with protein sequence MATAAKSYTGADIQVLEGLEPVRKRPGMYIGGTGKPGLHHLLWEVVDNAVDEATNGYASHIEVVLHADGRSVTVVDNGRGIPVDRHPTKKKPALEVILTTLHAGGKFDSSNYITSGGLHGVGASVVNALSEELVAQVKRGGKTYEQRYARGVPITKLKVVGTGIRGTGTSMFFRPDPEIFESVDFDPAWIAEQLEIKTYLNGELRIVFRDETSGERHEFHHEGGIAEYEQHLLKSLGARPVQDEAFVVRQDMGDGSRVEIVVRWTELPREQIKSFVNGIPTPDGGTHEAGLKDAVRSAIRAYMDTHDLLPKKLEISADDIREGIVAVISLFMVDPQFQGQTKEKLNNPEAKGLVSGALRLELEQYLNRNPTTGEAIAARVIQAARARHASRAAARTVRRATSVSHRLNLPGKLADCSSTDPAESEIFIVEGDSAGGSAKQGRDRKYQAILPLRGKVLNAEQAALNKVLDNKELSNVVQALGCGVGDHLDLEKLRYHKVILLMDADSDGHHISTLLLTFFYRYMKPLIDEGFVYIAQPPLFRIDAAKDTYWALDEADRDRIVASIKKKNRNTRVELQRFKGLGEMMPATLKETTLDPERRRLLRVAIPEGQRVQTERTISDLMGKDASARYSFIMDHAGEVEELDV
- a CDS encoding S8 family serine peptidase, which produces MNHSRYMSAIATLLVAGVAGCAGFERPEPRFELAGFTTHSDADLWNVVRSGGAAPVNGRVCILDSGVDLNHPDLNVSKELSRSFVSRGPEQGDPHDYNGHGTHVAGIVAAIDNGIGVTGIASGATVVAIKVVNKDGQGYTGDVLAGIRYAASRLKDGQQLCDVVNFSIGAAADKRVDKAVRRAAKRVPFVASAGNKGRHVRDFSPARLNAKNVYTVTAIARGDRWPMFSNFGSTAVDFAAPGVRVRSTWKDGGYKTISGTSAAAAHVTGMLLRGGMLADGIVMDPRGDAYMIPVAPPVELEPALASAEPTSGR
- a CDS encoding sigma-70 family RNA polymerase sigma factor, whose protein sequence is METPLHRQLDFPQIVRQYKRGVLALAYDLTGNAHDAEDLAQEVFIKAHRGLSTFRGDSGIYAWLRRIAVNTHLNRKRKKAVSHMRLFGDVSETDTWEGAERPPDSGAEATDTRSHIDRALEQLSPRERSAFVMRHYQELSTREVAEAMGVADGTVKSLLFRATTKLRSSLHYLRQES